The genomic interval TGTTCGACCGAGGCGTAGAACGCGTCCAGGTCCGCATGAAGGATTGTGGCAGTGTCCATGGCGAGGCGTGTCCGCGGCGGACGTGTGGCGTGGTGGGTGATGATGAGTCTACAAAGAGAACATAAGAGGAAGGGGACTGCCGGCTGTCAAGCGTCGGGCACACTTGGTGCCCTGCTCGGCGTCGGTCTGGGGCTCACAGGCGTGCTCGTGATCGCCGCGCCATCACTCCGCTCGGACGCGCGCGGTCAGGCCGTGGCCTATGTCATGCTGCTGGGCGCGGCCGCTGCCTGGGCCGTTTCCATCGTCGCGGTCCGCGCCCATCGCTTCCAGGCGACGCCGCTCGCGCTTGCTCCCTGGCAGATGCTCGTCGCGGCGACGTTGCTCTGCCCCCTGGCGCTGGTGGTCGAAGGGCCCACGCCCGAGATCGGCACGGCCGGCGTCGCTTCGCTCGCGTACGTGGGCCCGGTCGCTACGGCGTTCGCCTACTGGGCGGTGGTCGAGGTGGGTCGGAGAGTCCGCGCAAGCACGATCTCGATGGCACTGCTGTCGGCGCCCGCCCTCGGCCTGGTGATTTCCACGCTGACCCTGGGCGAGCCGGTGACCGCCTCGCTCCTCGTCGGGATCGTGCTTATCGCTTGGGGCATTCGGATGTCGACGAGGCAAGTCGCCGCACCGATAGGCAAAGCGCCGCATCAGTCGCCCTCAGTGCCTCGAGCGAAGCTCGGGCCCAGAAGAAAAAGCTCCCGCACTCGCGGGGATCCTACATGCTGAGTCTTCGGGAGAAGACCGAGGTGCTGTTCGGCCCGAGCTTCCCTCGGGAGTTCCGTCTCCGTCCCCGATGTGTATCATGCCAAGCTGGGCTTCGCCTATGCCGCGTGGCCGGAGGGCGGACTGTCGATGAGTCTCGGGAGCAGGATCGACGGGGTTCCGGCACATGACATGGCGGAGGACGGAGTTACCCGCCCGCTCCCGCAATCCTAGATTGAAGCAGTCCCCACAGGGTTACTCGGGTCGCGCCTCCAGCCGCAGGGAGCCCGGACGTGGACCTGCTCGAGCGTTTCCAGGCCGCCTTGGCCGATCGCTACCAGATCGAGCGAGAGCTCGGTCGCGGGGGCATGGCCACGGTCTACCTCGCCCGGGATCTCAAGCACGACCGGCATGTCGCGCTGAAGGTGCTGCGGCCCGAGGTCAGCAACGCGCTTGGGGCCGATCGGTTCCTCCGCGAGATCGGAATCGCCGGCCGCCTGCAACACCCCCACATCCTGAGCCTCCACGATTCCGGCGAAGCGGGCGGCACGTTGTACTACGCGATGCCTCTGGTCGAGGGCGAGTCACTCCGGGCTCGATTGGCACGCGAGGTCCAGCTCGATGTCTCCGAGGCGGTGGGGATCGCAAAACAGGTGGCCGACGCCCTCGCCTACGCTCACGCCGCGGGGGTTTTGCACCGCGATATCAAGCCGGAGAACATCCTGCTCTCGGCAGGGCACGCCATAGTGGCGGATTTCGGCATTGCGCGGGCGCTGGACCAGGCGGGATCAGAGCGTCTCACCGAAACCGGCCTGGCGCTAGGCACCCCCAGCTATATGAGCCCGGAGCAGGCTTCCGGCTCCCAGATGCTGGACGCCCGGAGCGACCTCTACGCGCTCGGTTGCGTGCTGTTCGAGATGCTTGCCGGGCAGCCGCCCTTCACCGGGCCGACAGCGCAGTCCGTCATGGCGCGGCACGCGATTGAGCCGGTGCCAAGTCTCCAAACCGTACGGCCCACCATTCCCACAGCGTTGGACCGGGTCATCAGCAAGGCGCTGGCCAAGGTACCGGCGGACCGGTTCGTCTCGATCGATCAGTTCCAGCGAGCGCTGGCCTCAGCGCTGCAGGAGCCCCCGGACTCCGCGCAGCCTTCGAGCTGGCGGAGGCGGGTCGTGGCCGGGTTGGCCGTGGTGGCTGTCGCGGGGGGAATCGCCGCGGGGGTCCGGGCGGGTCTGTCCGCGCCCGGAGCCGGGGCCTCGGTCGGAGAGTCCACGATCCGGTCCCTCGCCGTAGAGTCGTTCGAGAACCTCACCGGCGATTCGGGCCAGGTCTACCTGGCCCGGGGGATTACCGACCAGGTCGAGACCGAGCTGGCCCAGATCGGCTCGCTTCGGGTCATCGGACTCGACGAAGCCCGGGGCGCGGCCGCGATCGAGGTCGCCAGGCGGCTGGACATGCAGGCGGTGCTTTCCGGCGCGCTGCAGCGAGCCGGGGGCGTCGTCCGCATCACCGCTCGACTCAGATCAACCGAGACTGGCCAGGCGATCTGGGCGCGGAGCTTCGACGGAGACCTCGCCACCATTCTCCAGCTTCAGGCAGATGTGGCCCGCGCGGTGGCGGAGCGCATCCGGGTGTCACTCACCCTCCGCGAGCGCTCCAGGATCGCGGGGAGCCGGCCTCAGGTCACGCCGGCGGCGTACGAGGCCTATGTGCGCGGGTTCTACTTTCAGGACAAGGGGACCGAAGCGAGCTTTCAGACCGCCATCGGCCACTACGCGAAAGCCATCGACGCCGATCCGACCTTCGCCGCGGCTTATGCTGGCCTGGCGGAATGCTATGCCAGTCTCGGCTACTTCGGCGCACTGGCTCCCGAAATTGCCTTCCCCCATGCCCGGGCGGCGGCGAGCAAGGCGCTGGCGCTGGACTCCACTCTAGCGAGGGCGCACCGTGCCTCGGCGTATCAACTGTTGTTCGGCGAGTGGAATTTTGCCGAGGCGGATCGTGCGTATGCTCGCGCCGTCGCGCTTGATTCCACCGACGCCTACTCGCACTGGCTGCGCGGCATGTACCTGACGGCGATGAATCGGAGCGGAGAGGCGATCGCCTCGGTCGAGCGGGCCCAGCAGCTGGATCCGTTGTCGCTCATGGTCCAGGCCGCATCCGCGCGTTCGTACTACAACGCCCGGCGGTACCAGGAGGCGATCGACCAGGCTAAGGTCGCCCTGGACTTGGATTCCACGTATGCCCGGGCCCGGTTCTGGATCGGTATGGCACAGGAGCAGCTCGGGAGATCGGACGAGGCGATCCGGGAGCTGAAGGCGACGATCCAGCATGGGGGGCCGACCTCTGCCTACGTCGCCGCCCTCGGCCACGTCTACGCCACCAGCGGCCGAAGGCGAGAGGCGCTCCGCCTCCTACACGATCTCGAGATTCGATCGAAGACACGCTACGTCTCGCCGCTGGATATGGCCACGGTCCGGCTGGGTCTGGGCGACACGGATTCCGCCTTCGCACTGGTGAGCCGCGCTGTGCTCGCCCACGATGGCGGACTGGTGTTTTTCGCGGTCGACCCCCGCTACGAGTCGGTGCGCCAGGATCCTCGGCTCCAGAGGGTGCTCCGACGAATCGGGTTCCCCGACAGCCTGAGCTCTCCCCGGGCGGCGCGACCCACCCCCGAAGCGCCGGCGAAGTAGGAATTTCCCACATCGCGGGGAGCCAGGACGTGGACCTCCTCGAGCGCCTCCAGCACGCCCTGGCCGATCGCTACCGCCTCGAGTGTGAGTTCGGGCGCGGAGGTGCAAC from Gemmatimonadales bacterium carries:
- a CDS encoding DMT family transporter; translation: MIAAPSLRSDARGQAVAYVMLLGAAAAWAVSIVAVRAHRFQATPLALAPWQMLVAATLLCPLALVVEGPTPEIGTAGVASLAYVGPVATAFAYWAVVEVGRRVRASTISMALLSAPALGLVISTLTLGEPVTASLLVGIVLIAWGIRMSTRQVAAPIGKAPHQSPSVPRAKLGPRRKSSRTRGDPTC
- a CDS encoding protein kinase — its product is MDLLERFQAALADRYQIERELGRGGMATVYLARDLKHDRHVALKVLRPEVSNALGADRFLREIGIAGRLQHPHILSLHDSGEAGGTLYYAMPLVEGESLRARLAREVQLDVSEAVGIAKQVADALAYAHAAGVLHRDIKPENILLSAGHAIVADFGIARALDQAGSERLTETGLALGTPSYMSPEQASGSQMLDARSDLYALGCVLFEMLAGQPPFTGPTAQSVMARHAIEPVPSLQTVRPTIPTALDRVISKALAKVPADRFVSIDQFQRALASALQEPPDSAQPSSWRRRVVAGLAVVAVAGGIAAGVRAGLSAPGAGASVGESTIRSLAVESFENLTGDSGQVYLARGITDQVETELAQIGSLRVIGLDEARGAAAIEVARRLDMQAVLSGALQRAGGVVRITARLRSTETGQAIWARSFDGDLATILQLQADVARAVAERIRVSLTLRERSRIAGSRPQVTPAAYEAYVRGFYFQDKGTEASFQTAIGHYAKAIDADPTFAAAYAGLAECYASLGYFGALAPEIAFPHARAAASKALALDSTLARAHRASAYQLLFGEWNFAEADRAYARAVALDSTDAYSHWLRGMYLTAMNRSGEAIASVERAQQLDPLSLMVQAASARSYYNARRYQEAIDQAKVALDLDSTYARARFWIGMAQEQLGRSDEAIRELKATIQHGGPTSAYVAALGHVYATSGRRREALRLLHDLEIRSKTRYVSPLDMATVRLGLGDTDSAFALVSRAVLAHDGGLVFFAVDPRYESVRQDPRLQRVLRRIGFPDSLSSPRAARPTPEAPAK